Within the Dehalococcoidales bacterium genome, the region CAATGGTTGTGGTATCTGTGCCCAGCGATGCCAGTGGGGAGCCCTGAAATTCGAGGTTACTTCTGAGAAAGCTAACATTGACCAATTCAAATGCTACGGCTGCGGTCTTTGCCAGACCGGTTGCCCCCGGGGGGCAATTAGTCTGGTGCCACGTGTGGATTTACCGGCAGTTGCGGAGGTTTGGACATAACTTAATGCATAAGTTTTAAGGTGTGATAAAGCGCCATGATACTCATGGCGCTTTGAAATGTGAAATGCCGAATGGGAAAGAAGGTATGATAGATGGCAAAGACCGAGGGGGAAAAATCCCCGGTATCCGCAAGGCTCGTACATCACCCTCAGGTCTGCACCG harbors:
- a CDS encoding 4Fe-4S binding protein; this encodes NGCGICAQRCQWGALKFEVTSEKANIDQFKCYGCGLCQTGCPRGAISLVPRVDLPAVAEVWT